AAGGTCATCGGACTCGCCGGGTCCATGAAGAAGCATCACAGCTCCAGCGAATACCTGCTCTCCGTTGCGCTGGAAGCCGCAGCGGAGCAGGGGGTGCAGACCGAGCTGCTGCGGCTGAATGATTACAACATTCTGCCCTGTGACGGCTGCGGCAACTGCATGAACGGCAAGCATTGCCACCTGCTGAACGACCCGGAGGACCAGTTGAGGGAGCTGTACGACAAGCTGAAGGAAGGGGACGGCTTCGTCTTCGCCTCCCCGGTCTATGCACTCTCGCTTCCGGCCGTCTGGAAGAACTGGATCGACCGCTGCGAGCCTTGCAGCGATGAGGATCTGGACTTCGAGTACTACAATTACGACCGTGTGGCCGGAGTGAAGGGCAAAGCGTTCAAGGGCAAGGTGGCCGGGCAGATTGTCGTCGCCGCAGGTCCCGGGCATGAATGGGCGCTGTCCTCGCTGATGCCCTGCTTCACGGCGATCAAGCTGTCGATGATTGCCAGCGCGGGCATCAGCCTGATTGAATATGACGGCCAGCCCGGCATCCGCAAGCGCCCATGGAGCAAGCCGATTGAAGAAGCGGAGGAAGCGAAGATGATGGCCCGGGCGGTCGGGATGCGCGTAGCCTCTTCCTTGGGCTTCTCCTACTTCGATCTCCCGGCCGGCCAGGAGAGCTGGGAGCAGCAGCAGGCCGGCGGGAAGGAAGCCCTTGCCTGGTCCTCGTTCGCCATTCAGAATGCGGAGGATGAAGAGGTGCTGCTTGGCGATCTGGCCTCGGAGCGGCCGCAGGTCTTCGTCATCGGCGACCAGCAGGCCAGCATCCGCTGCGGCCCGCTGCTGGAGCAATTGCAGCAGCAGCTCGGCGGCAAGGCAGACTGTGCATTGATCGCCAGAGTAGGCCAGCTGCCGCACTTCATTACCCATGAATTCGTGAAGGGCAAGACGAAGGAGACGGTTCCGGGCTTCACGCTCTATTATGACTGGGAGGATAAGCTGGGTCCGCGCTGCGCCCTGGCACCCGGCCAGCCCGCTATCCTGGCGGGGCGCTCCAGAGAGGAGTGGCAGCTGTTCACCCTGGACGAAGCGGACGGCGGGAATCTGGGCCAAGCCTTAGAATATCTGGCTGAAGCTGTCGTATGAGCAGCCGGGGCAGGGAAGTCCAAGGGAGGAACAAGCGTACATGTTGAAGACGAAGGGTATACGTTTATTTTATAGCTGCCAGGGCGCGGGGGAGGCGGTGCTGTGTCTGCACGGCAACCGCGATTCCTCGCAGGTCTTCCGGGAGCTGGCCGGGGCGCTGGGGCCTCATTATCAGGTGCTGTGCGCTGACCTGCGCGGACACGGCCAGTCGGAATACACCGGTCCGGCGTTCACGCTAGAGGACATGGTGGATGATCTGATCCGGCTGATGGATGAGCGGGGGCTGAAGAAGGTTACGCTGATCGGGCATTCTCTGGGCAGCACGCTGGCTTTGCTGCTGGCTGCCCGGGAGCCGGAGCGGGTGAATAAGCTGGTGCTGATGGGGGCCGCCGCCACCTTCAAGGTTCCGTTCAAGCGGCCGGATCAGGGTGAAGAGATCACGCCGGATACGGTGAAGCGGACGAATGCGGCGGCGGTTCCGTTTTTCTTCACGGAGGGCCATGAAGAGGTACAGCAGCGGATTCTGAAGGGATGGTCGCAGCTGCCCGCTGCGACCCACCGCCTGATGATCCAAATCCGGCATCCCGATCTGCGGCCGGTCCTGCAGGGCATCCGGCAGCGGACGCTGATCGTCACCGGCCAGGAGGACCGGATCACGCCGCTGCCCAAGGCGCTGGAGCTGAACCGCAATCTGCCGGATTCACGGATGCTGGCGGTGCCGGGGACCGGGCACTTCATGTTCCTGGAGGAGCCTGCGGTGGTCAGCGAGGCCATCCTGACGTTCCTCCGGGAGGCGTGAGCATGGGCAGAGTGCTGCTGATCTCGGCGAACACGGAGAAGCGGCCGCCTGTTTTTCCGCTGGGGCTGAGCTATATCCATGCTGCGCTTACTGCTGCCGGGCGGGAGGCGGGGATGCTGGATATGACCCAGCTGGAATATACCCGCGAGGCGGTCACCTCCTACCTGGATGATTATGCGCCGGATTATATCGGCCTCTCAATCCGCAATCTGGATAATTGCTGTATGCAATATCCCCGGAGCTTCGTGGAGCAGACCTCTTCTCTGGTGAGCTGGGTCCGGCAATGGAACCCCGCGGCGGCGGTCATTCTGGGGGGAGCAGGCTTCTCGCTCCTTCCCCAGCAGTGGCTGCAGGAGACCGGGGCGGATTACGGCATTGTGGGTGACGGCTGCAGCAGCATCGTTGAGCTGATTGACCAGTTAGAGGCGGGGAAGACACCAGCTTCGGTTAGCGGCCTGATGTTCAGGGCAGCGGACGGAGAATGGCGGTTCTGGCCGCCGGATGCGCCGGAGCAGCTGGATCAGGCGTATTTTCCGAGCCGCAGCGGATTCCTGCACAGCTATGATGCGGAGGGCA
This region of Paenibacillus sp. FSL K6-1096 genomic DNA includes:
- a CDS encoding alpha/beta hydrolase codes for the protein MLKTKGIRLFYSCQGAGEAVLCLHGNRDSSQVFRELAGALGPHYQVLCADLRGHGQSEYTGPAFTLEDMVDDLIRLMDERGLKKVTLIGHSLGSTLALLLAAREPERVNKLVLMGAAATFKVPFKRPDQGEEITPDTVKRTNAAAVPFFFTEGHEEVQQRILKGWSQLPAATHRLMIQIRHPDLRPVLQGIRQRTLIVTGQEDRITPLPKALELNRNLPDSRMLAVPGTGHFMFLEEPAVVSEAILTFLREA
- a CDS encoding flavodoxin family protein, encoding MKKVIGLAGSMKKHHSSSEYLLSVALEAAAEQGVQTELLRLNDYNILPCDGCGNCMNGKHCHLLNDPEDQLRELYDKLKEGDGFVFASPVYALSLPAVWKNWIDRCEPCSDEDLDFEYYNYDRVAGVKGKAFKGKVAGQIVVAAGPGHEWALSSLMPCFTAIKLSMIASAGISLIEYDGQPGIRKRPWSKPIEEAEEAKMMARAVGMRVASSLGFSYFDLPAGQESWEQQQAGGKEALAWSSFAIQNAEDEEVLLGDLASERPQVFVIGDQQASIRCGPLLEQLQQQLGGKADCALIARVGQLPHFITHEFVKGKTKETVPGFTLYYDWEDKLGPRCALAPGQPAILAGRSREEWQLFTLDEADGGNLGQALEYLAEAVV